The Thiorhodovibrio litoralis genome includes a window with the following:
- a CDS encoding NADH-quinone oxidoreductase subunit C gives MNQPAVTAPSTHTGTSTGDARLDALAASLTEVFASRAVEVLIASGEVTMVVTAADLLAVCGELRDRPEFAFAQIIDLCGVDYAAFGRSEWDTELASADGFGRGVDREPDLELDSPQRFAVVYHLLSLTHNRRLRLRVFAPGAQPMVDSVVPVWPVADWFEREAFDLFGILFKGHPDLRRILTDYGFVGHPFRKDFPLSGQVEMRYDPEQQRVVYEPVKIDPRVLVPRVIRDDSRYLAEGPGSNGGGNA, from the coding sequence GTGAATCAGCCTGCTGTTACCGCACCCTCTACACATACCGGCACAAGCACTGGTGATGCGCGACTCGACGCGCTCGCCGCGTCGCTGACTGAGGTTTTCGCCTCGCGCGCTGTCGAGGTGCTGATTGCATCGGGCGAAGTGACCATGGTGGTCACTGCCGCCGATCTGCTGGCGGTGTGTGGCGAATTGCGCGATCGCCCCGAGTTTGCTTTCGCGCAGATCATTGATCTGTGCGGGGTGGATTACGCCGCCTTCGGTCGCTCGGAGTGGGACACCGAGCTGGCATCGGCGGACGGCTTCGGTCGCGGCGTCGACCGCGAGCCCGACTTGGAACTGGATTCCCCCCAGCGTTTCGCCGTGGTCTACCACCTGCTGTCGCTAACGCACAACCGTCGATTGCGGCTGCGAGTGTTCGCGCCCGGAGCACAGCCGATGGTTGACTCCGTGGTGCCAGTCTGGCCGGTGGCGGACTGGTTCGAACGCGAGGCGTTCGATCTGTTCGGCATCCTGTTCAAGGGCCACCCGGATCTGCGCCGGATTCTGACCGACTACGGCTTCGTCGGTCATCCGTTCCGCAAGGATTTCCCGCTCAGCGGCCAGGTGGAGATGCGCTACGATCCAGAACAGCAGCGCGTGGTCTATGAGCCGGTCAAGATCGATCCGCGCGTGCTCGTGCCGCGCGTGATCCGCGATGACAGCCGCTACCTTGCTGAGGGCCCGGGCAGTAACGGAGGCGGCAATGCCTGA
- the nuoG gene encoding NADH-quinone oxidoreductase subunit NuoG: MSEKITLEIDGRSCEATPGEMIIAVADREGIAIPRFCYHPKLSIAANCRMCLVEAEQGGRAFPKPVPACATPVGDGMKVLTRSHKALEAQRGTMEFLLINHPLDCPICDQGGECELQDVSMGYGEDVSRFSERKRVVQDEDLGPLIATEMTRCIHCTRCVRFGAEIAGVRELGATGRGEDMRIGTFVAHTVSHELSGNIIDLCPVGALTSKPYRFTARAWELTDRDSISPHDSVGANLHLHVRGQKVMRVHPRANEAVNETWISDRDRFGYQGLNSDARLERPLVKRDGSWHEIDWESALKLAVDGLRAIDADSIGCLVSPQATLEEQHLLQKLLRGLGSGHIDSRLRQQDFRGDASDPLRPWLGLAIAELEQQQTIVLIGSDIRAEQPLLAHRIRKAALKGARVAAFNYYHQELTHPSRQFVAPPGCLLVELAALAKALDLRGASAVQEVIGMAEPEDRHRELAEQLRAAHSSASSTSDANAHLSGAVLLLGALAAADPDYALIKALAETITSGCGAKLGYLPAANATASALAGALPHVGPGGMALAESGLNAREMLVTPRQAYVLWDLDPSVDLIDLALARQALSSAQLVIACSPFLTPALEQYANLLLPIGAFTETAGTFINAGGLWQRFQGAVAPPGDARPGWKVLRVLGNLLELDGFGYNSAREISNELETLCKDAGFDNAARAQRAGLDVPKIGQTLMRVGSVPIYASDSIVRHAPALQHTPLAESLSVGLHPEQVEKLGLADGDKVTIRQGDATATAKVSVTDAVPPGCARIPAAVPGSETLGAQIGPVSLNS, encoded by the coding sequence ATGTCCGAGAAGATCACACTGGAAATCGATGGTCGCTCCTGTGAGGCGACGCCGGGCGAGATGATCATCGCGGTCGCCGACCGCGAGGGCATCGCCATCCCGCGTTTTTGCTATCACCCCAAGCTGTCCATCGCGGCCAACTGCCGCATGTGCCTGGTCGAGGCGGAGCAGGGCGGACGGGCTTTCCCCAAGCCGGTGCCGGCTTGCGCAACGCCGGTGGGCGATGGCATGAAGGTGCTGACACGCTCACACAAGGCGCTCGAGGCGCAGCGCGGCACCATGGAGTTCCTGCTGATCAACCATCCGCTCGACTGCCCGATCTGCGATCAGGGCGGGGAGTGCGAGTTGCAAGACGTGTCCATGGGCTATGGTGAGGACGTCTCGCGCTTCAGCGAGCGCAAGCGCGTGGTGCAGGACGAAGACCTCGGCCCGCTGATCGCGACCGAAATGACGCGCTGTATTCATTGCACCAGATGCGTGCGCTTCGGCGCCGAAATTGCGGGTGTGCGCGAGCTTGGTGCCACCGGGCGCGGCGAAGATATGCGTATCGGCACCTTTGTGGCGCATACGGTCAGCCATGAACTCTCGGGCAACATTATCGACCTCTGTCCCGTCGGCGCGCTGACCTCCAAGCCCTATCGGTTCACCGCGCGCGCCTGGGAACTGACGGATCGCGACAGCATTTCGCCACATGATTCAGTCGGCGCCAATTTGCACCTGCATGTGCGTGGTCAGAAGGTGATGCGAGTGCATCCGCGCGCCAACGAGGCCGTCAACGAGACCTGGATTTCCGACCGTGATCGCTTTGGCTATCAGGGGCTGAACAGCGACGCCCGGCTCGAACGTCCACTGGTCAAGCGCGACGGCAGCTGGCATGAGATCGATTGGGAGTCGGCGCTCAAGCTGGCCGTCGATGGACTGCGCGCGATCGACGCCGATAGCATCGGCTGTCTGGTTTCGCCACAGGCCACGCTCGAGGAACAGCATCTGCTGCAAAAGCTGCTGCGCGGGCTTGGCAGCGGCCACATCGATAGTCGTCTGCGTCAGCAGGATTTTCGCGGCGATGCCTCTGACCCGCTGCGGCCATGGCTCGGGCTGGCAATTGCCGAACTTGAACAGCAGCAAACCATTGTCTTGATTGGCAGCGATATCCGCGCCGAGCAGCCATTGCTGGCGCATCGCATCCGCAAGGCCGCACTCAAGGGCGCGCGCGTGGCGGCGTTCAATTACTACCACCAGGAACTGACCCATCCGAGTCGGCAGTTCGTTGCTCCGCCCGGCTGTCTGCTGGTGGAACTGGCGGCGCTGGCCAAGGCGCTCGATCTGCGCGGCGCCAGCGCGGTGCAGGAAGTGATCGGCATGGCCGAGCCGGAGGACCGGCATCGGGAACTCGCCGAGCAATTGCGCGCCGCGCATTCCTCTGCCAGTTCGACATCCGATGCGAACGCGCATCTGAGCGGCGCCGTCCTTCTGCTCGGTGCACTCGCCGCGGCCGACCCCGATTACGCCCTGATCAAGGCGCTTGCCGAGACGATCACGAGCGGCTGTGGCGCCAAGCTCGGCTATTTGCCTGCAGCGAACGCCACAGCGTCCGCGCTCGCCGGGGCGCTGCCGCATGTCGGCCCGGGCGGCATGGCACTGGCTGAGTCCGGTCTGAATGCCCGCGAGATGCTCGTGACCCCGCGCCAGGCTTATGTGCTCTGGGATCTGGACCCTTCAGTTGACCTGATCGATCTGGCCTTGGCGCGACAGGCGCTGTCGTCAGCGCAGCTGGTCATCGCCTGTTCGCCCTTTCTTACGCCGGCGCTCGAGCAATACGCAAACCTCTTGCTGCCGATCGGGGCTTTCACCGAGACTGCCGGCACCTTCATCAACGCAGGCGGGCTCTGGCAACGCTTTCAAGGTGCAGTGGCACCTCCGGGAGATGCGCGGCCGGGCTGGAAGGTGCTGCGGGTGCTGGGTAATCTGTTGGAGTTGGATGGCTTTGGCTATAACAGCGCGCGCGAGATTTCCAACGAGCTCGAGACCTTGTGCAAGGACGCTGGCTTCGATAACGCCGCCCGCGCTCAGCGCGCCGGTCTTGATGTTCCGAAAATCGGGCAGACGCTGATGCGTGTTGGCTCGGTGCCCATTTATGCGAGCGATTCGATCGTCCGTCATGCCCCGGCGTTGCAACACACGCCGCTGGCGGAGTCCTTGAGCGTGGGTTTGCATCCTGAGCAGGTCGAGAAACTCGGGCTCGCGGACGGCGACAAGGTCACCATCCGCCAGGGAGATGCAACGGCCACGGCCAAGGTCAGCGTGACGGATGCCGTTCCGCCCGGCTGCGCGCGTATTCCAGCCGCGGTGCCGGGCAGCGAAACTCTGGGCGCCCAGATTGGACCCGTGAGTCTGAACTCTTGA
- the ndhC gene encoding NADH-quinone oxidoreductase subunit A, with amino-acid sequence MLEGYLHILVFIAVALAIGVGPLLLGGILGPRKPDAEKDSPYECGFDAFESARIKFDVRYYLVAILFIVFDLEIAFLFPWAVVLDQLGMTGFVAMAIFLGILVVGFIYEWKKGALEWE; translated from the coding sequence ATGCTCGAGGGCTATCTGCACATTCTGGTCTTTATCGCGGTTGCGCTTGCAATCGGTGTGGGTCCGTTGCTGTTGGGCGGTATTCTTGGCCCGCGTAAGCCGGATGCTGAAAAGGATTCTCCCTACGAGTGCGGCTTCGATGCGTTCGAAAGCGCGCGCATTAAGTTCGACGTGCGTTACTACCTGGTCGCCATTCTCTTCATCGTTTTCGATCTGGAGATTGCCTTCCTGTTTCCCTGGGCAGTGGTGCTTGATCAGCTCGGAATGACTGGCTTTGTCGCCATGGCGATCTTCCTGGGCATTCTGGTGGTCGGCTTCATTTACGAGTGGAAGAAGGGCGCGCTCGAATGGGAATGA
- a CDS encoding NuoB/complex I 20 kDa subunit family protein — translation MSIEGLLEEGFVTTTADQLINWARTGSLWPMTFGLACCAVEMMHAGAARYDLDRYGVIFRPSPRQSDVMIVAGTLVNKMAPALRKVYDQMAEPRWVISMGSCANGGGYYHYSYSVVRGCDRIVPVDIYVPGCPPTAEALLYGVLQLQNKIRRTNTIAR, via the coding sequence ATGAGCATAGAAGGCCTCCTCGAAGAAGGCTTCGTCACCACCACGGCGGATCAGCTCATCAATTGGGCGCGTACAGGTTCCTTGTGGCCCATGACATTCGGGCTCGCCTGCTGCGCGGTGGAGATGATGCACGCTGGTGCCGCGCGCTATGACCTGGACCGCTACGGCGTGATTTTCCGTCCCAGCCCGCGGCAGTCGGATGTGATGATCGTCGCCGGCACCCTGGTGAACAAGATGGCGCCTGCGCTTCGCAAGGTCTATGACCAGATGGCGGAGCCGCGCTGGGTCATCTCCATGGGCTCCTGCGCCAACGGTGGCGGTTACTACCATTATTCCTATTCTGTGGTGCGCGGCTGCGACCGCATCGTGCCGGTCGACATCTATGTGCCTGGGTGTCCGCCGACCGCGGAGGCGTTGCTCTACGGTGTGCTGCAACTGCAGAACAAAATCCGTCGCACCAATACCATCGCTCGTTGA
- a CDS encoding NADH-quinone oxidoreductase subunit NuoE family protein, which yields MGFRNAPLAVMHERDKSSLFTDDIRAAIDREVAKYPPEWKQSAVMPALTLVQDANGGSLTRELMDDVAAYLDMPEVAVYEVASFYGMYDLEPVGRHKVCVCNSISCMLNGSEELIEHVRERFGVAPGQTSEDGKFTLKEFECLGACKDAPAVLVDKVYHECLTPSTLEKLIDGLD from the coding sequence ATGGGCTTTCGCAATGCTCCGCTGGCGGTCATGCATGAGCGCGACAAATCCAGTCTGTTCACCGACGACATTCGCGCCGCGATCGATCGGGAGGTCGCCAAGTATCCGCCGGAATGGAAACAATCTGCGGTCATGCCGGCGCTGACCCTGGTGCAGGATGCCAACGGCGGCTCGCTGACGCGCGAGCTGATGGACGACGTGGCGGCCTACCTCGACATGCCCGAGGTGGCGGTCTACGAGGTGGCCAGTTTCTATGGCATGTACGATCTCGAGCCGGTCGGACGTCATAAGGTCTGTGTGTGCAACAGCATCTCCTGCATGCTCAACGGCAGCGAAGAGCTGATTGAACATGTCCGCGAGCGTTTTGGCGTCGCACCCGGGCAGACCAGCGAGGATGGCAAGTTCACCCTGAAAGAATTCGAGTGCCTTGGGGCATGCAAGGATGCGCCCGCCGTGCTGGTCGACAAGGTCTACCACGAGTGCCTGACGCCCTCGACGCTTGAGAAACTGATCGATGGCCTCGACTAG
- the nuoF gene encoding NADH-quinone oxidoreductase subunit NuoF, which produces MVENQNTVCFRTMHLPAERRYRLEEYRALGGYQQWERILREKISAHDLIEELKLSALRGRGGAGFPTGLKWSFMPRQAPGQKYIVCNSDEGEPGTCKDRDILRYNPHQLIEGMAIAGYCIGATVGYNYTRGEFYEPIARFEGALEEAYAAGLLGKNVLDSGVDFDLYSHLGAGAYICGEETALLESIEGKKGQPRYKPPFPAQAGLFGRPTTINNTESLASVPVILEKGGKWFLEQGRPNNGGPKLFSVSGHVEKPGNFEVPLGTPFSELLALAGGVKDGRELKAVIPGGSSVPVVPGHIMMGVDLDYDSIAKAGSMLGSGAVIVIAKGTCMVKVLANLAHFYAHESCGQCTPCREGTGWLARVLDRILHGQGRMQDLALLDSVAGRIGGRTICALGDAAAMPVQSFLKHYRHEFEHLIDHGTPMVEAA; this is translated from the coding sequence ATGGTTGAAAACCAGAACACTGTCTGCTTCCGCACCATGCACCTGCCGGCCGAGCGGCGCTACCGCTTGGAGGAATACCGCGCGCTGGGCGGCTATCAGCAGTGGGAACGGATTCTGCGCGAAAAAATCAGTGCGCACGACCTGATCGAGGAGTTGAAGCTTTCGGCCCTGCGCGGGCGCGGCGGGGCGGGCTTTCCGACCGGACTCAAGTGGAGCTTCATGCCGCGCCAGGCGCCCGGGCAGAAATACATCGTGTGCAATTCCGACGAGGGCGAGCCCGGTACCTGCAAGGACCGTGATATTTTGCGCTACAACCCGCATCAGCTGATCGAGGGCATGGCCATCGCCGGCTATTGCATCGGCGCAACCGTTGGCTACAACTATACTCGCGGCGAATTCTACGAGCCCATCGCGCGCTTCGAGGGAGCACTCGAAGAAGCCTATGCCGCCGGGCTGCTCGGCAAGAATGTGCTCGACTCGGGCGTGGATTTCGATCTCTACAGCCATCTCGGCGCCGGGGCCTACATCTGCGGCGAGGAGACTGCGCTGCTCGAGTCGATTGAGGGCAAGAAGGGCCAGCCGCGCTACAAACCGCCGTTCCCGGCCCAGGCCGGCTTGTTTGGGCGGCCGACCACGATTAACAACACCGAGTCATTGGCCTCGGTGCCGGTCATCCTCGAGAAGGGTGGGAAGTGGTTTCTCGAGCAGGGGCGTCCGAACAATGGCGGACCCAAACTGTTTTCGGTTTCCGGGCATGTCGAAAAGCCGGGGAACTTCGAGGTGCCGCTGGGCACGCCTTTCAGCGAACTGCTAGCGCTGGCCGGTGGCGTGAAAGACGGGCGCGAGCTAAAAGCGGTGATCCCCGGTGGCTCCTCTGTTCCCGTGGTGCCCGGTCATATCATGATGGGCGTCGACCTGGACTATGACTCCATCGCCAAGGCCGGCTCCATGCTGGGCTCGGGCGCGGTGATTGTCATCGCCAAGGGAACCTGCATGGTCAAGGTGCTGGCCAATCTGGCGCACTTTTATGCCCATGAGTCCTGCGGTCAATGCACGCCCTGCCGGGAAGGAACCGGCTGGCTGGCGCGGGTGCTCGATCGCATCCTGCACGGGCAGGGACGCATGCAGGATCTGGCGCTGCTCGACAGCGTGGCGGGCCGCATCGGCGGGCGCACCATTTGTGCGCTAGGCGATGCAGCCGCCATGCCGGTACAAAGCTTTCTGAAACATTATCGCCATGAGTTCGAGCATCTGATCGACCATGGCACACCGATGGTCGAGGCGGCCTGA
- a CDS encoding NADH-quinone oxidoreductase subunit D, with amino-acid sequence MPEIRNYTLNFGPQHPAAHGVLRLVLEMSGEVIERADPHIGLLHRGTEKLAETKPFNQSIGYMDRLDYVSMMCNEHGYVRAIEKLLGIQAPERAQYIRTMFDEITRILNHLMWLGAHALDVGAMSVFLYCFREREDLMDCYEAVSGARLHATYYRPGGLYRDLPGKMPRFSEESTKWHSKRDFHSLNKAREGSLLDFIEDFTTRFPGLVDEYETLLTDNRIWKQRTVGIGVVDGERAQALGFTGPMLRGSGVEWDLRKKQPYAAYDKMDFDIPVGVNGDCYDRYLVRVEEMRQSNRIIKQCIDWLRANPGPVMVENHKVTPPARVDMKDDMEALIHHFKLFTEGYCPPPGEVYAAVEAPKGEFGCYIIADGANKPYRLKVRAPGFVHLSALDEMSRGHMLADVVAIIGTMDIVFGEVDR; translated from the coding sequence ATGCCTGAGATTCGCAATTACACGCTGAATTTCGGCCCCCAGCATCCGGCCGCGCATGGCGTGCTGCGCCTAGTGCTCGAAATGTCGGGTGAGGTGATCGAGCGGGCTGATCCGCACATCGGCCTGCTGCACCGTGGCACTGAAAAACTGGCCGAGACCAAGCCTTTCAATCAAAGCATCGGCTACATGGACCGCCTCGATTATGTGTCCATGATGTGCAACGAGCATGGCTATGTGCGCGCCATCGAAAAGCTGCTCGGCATTCAGGCGCCGGAGCGGGCACAGTACATCCGCACCATGTTCGATGAGATCACGCGGATACTCAATCATCTGATGTGGCTTGGCGCCCATGCGCTTGATGTCGGCGCCATGAGTGTGTTTCTGTACTGCTTCCGCGAGCGTGAGGACCTGATGGACTGCTACGAGGCAGTCTCGGGCGCGCGCCTGCACGCGACCTATTACCGCCCCGGTGGTCTTTATCGGGATCTGCCCGGCAAGATGCCGCGGTTCTCTGAAGAAAGCACCAAGTGGCACAGCAAGCGCGATTTTCACAGCCTGAACAAGGCGCGCGAGGGCTCGCTGCTGGACTTCATCGAAGATTTCACAACGCGCTTCCCAGGGCTGGTCGATGAGTATGAAACGCTGTTGACCGACAACCGCATCTGGAAGCAGCGCACCGTCGGTATCGGCGTGGTGGACGGCGAGCGTGCGCAGGCGCTGGGCTTCACCGGTCCGATGCTGCGCGGCTCCGGGGTTGAGTGGGACTTGCGCAAGAAGCAGCCCTATGCGGCCTACGACAAGATGGATTTCGACATCCCGGTCGGCGTCAATGGCGACTGCTACGACCGCTATCTGGTGCGGGTGGAGGAGATGCGTCAGTCCAATCGCATCATCAAGCAGTGCATCGACTGGCTGCGCGCCAATCCCGGCCCAGTGATGGTGGAAAATCACAAGGTGACCCCACCCGCGCGTGTCGACATGAAAGACGACATGGAAGCCCTGATTCACCACTTCAAGCTCTTCACCGAGGGCTACTGTCCGCCGCCGGGTGAGGTCTATGCCGCGGTCGAGGCGCCCAAGGGGGAGTTCGGTTGTTACATCATCGCCGACGGCGCCAACAAGCCCTATCGGCTGAAGGTGCGCGCGCCCGGCTTCGTCCATTTGTCGGCGTTGGATGAAATGTCCCGGGGCCACATGCTGGCCGACGTGGTGGCCATCATCGGTACCATGGATATCGTCTTCGGGGAGGTCGACCGCTAA